The following coding sequences are from one Epinephelus fuscoguttatus linkage group LG7, E.fuscoguttatus.final_Chr_v1 window:
- the znf217 gene encoding zinc finger protein 217, protein MPTHSLSPFAESPDGLAQDILISNNASIPGPGSSMTPHTTYSEKAVSQSGGSVSCMFCEQTFTHQDELGPHVLTEHPTTFFEPAVLRVEAEFRIPGERPHPEESSLNAADKEEVHSCIVCSQVSQDASELETHMRKHKDYFTYCCNVCGRRFREPWFLKNHMKMHVKPGPKSKAQQDLETPATVNGIIQDPASEPVVTVYKMCMVCGFFFPDHDSLAEHSKVHNREVEPGKDKDKEKVDGTTESLDKQEAFLHSLNLMPRSSVNSLQHERSSKWIPQLDPFNTYQAWQLATKGKIAVGPNNIKDIGLDASTDNEECSSDKEEMNIWSEGQGDKAAKEGLGRELRSQQQAVVGNAALQRRSLMQKNKDKERPTTCEECQRTFRTYHQLVLHSRVHKRERAGGESPTSSVDGKLSRVGSLEQAEEGSEEGFEEAALAENPGEDGSKVRSKGCSYCGKSFRSSYYLTVHLRTHTGEKPFKCAYCDYAAAQKTSLKYHLDRRHKDKPYVDISNRSMPLVPFPNERKHVIDNENPAPNRSKLWVPGARSCTSGTPEDTFDSTGSKLGKPLVQMNAEYEKLIAKSAYSPTDDVVVKCPVPVNLKMEREEIKVENSEAPLNLSLKVSLSISASAEPRNGLIPIACSFCAYKTMYPEVLIMHKKLTHKDKSDSMKKIGYSSLKQKRYTGCPPALDGKDVTPLPMFDRRHPRRTKSPPPQTAKPQEKTPSNPPHAPKQSPIHAPVHDETQRYTHNSDTLPSQEPSRYTELMRKTNTGSKYTMERAGPPDRVGIGERSYPARSGVIWHSDAARLCLSSRFGSLPQMDFGEPSSKRLKYAVPPGREADTSEKPGFRGPAGNVSNRLLISGRSVKTPPQMSGPSTVSETLGPLKATSTAIGGGLDSEWSMMNLLRSYPPNDLASLYHSAPVNPSHGGLANPRSGGRTVLYQHLPTLPNLQRRDPPGAFPNQRYGTTDKSN, encoded by the exons ATGCCGACTCACTCGCTGTCGCCGTTTGCGGAGAGCCCAGATGGACTTGCCCAAGATATTCTTATTAGTAACAATGCAAGCATCCCAGGGCCGGGCTCGAGCATGACACCACACACCACCTACTCAGAGAAGGCTGTGTCGCAATCAGGAGGAAGTGTGTCGTGTATGTTCTGTGAGCAGACTTTTACACATCAGGATGAGCTAGGACCCCACGTGTTAACAGAGCACCCTACTACTTTCTTTGAGCCAGCTGTGCTCAGAGTGGAAGCAGAGTTCAGGATCCCAGGAGAGAGGCCCCACCCCGAAGAGAGCAGCCTGAATGCTGCTGACAAAGAGGAGGTGCACAGCTGTATCGTGTGCAGTCAGGTGTCGCAAGATGCCAGTGAGCTGGAGACCCACATGAGGAAGCACAAGGACTACTTTACTTACTGCTGCAATGTCTGCGGACGGCGTTTCAGAGAGCCGTGGTTCCTCAAGAATCACATGAAGATGCATGTAAAGCCAGGACCAAAGAGCAAGGCCCAGCAAGACCTGGAGACCCCGGCTACAGTCAACGGCATCATCCAAGACCCTGCTTCAGAGCCTGTGGTCACAGTTTACAAAATGTGCATGGTTTGTGGGTTTTTCTTCCCCGACCACGACAGCTTGGCTGAACATAGTAAAGTACACAATAGAGAGGTGGAGCCTGGCAAAGACAAGGACAAGGAGAAGGTGGATGGCACGACTGAATCCCTTGACAAACAGGAAGCATTTCTTCACAGTCTAAACCTCATGCCTCGCTCCTCTGTAAATAGTTTGCAACATGAGAGATCATCAAAATGGATTCCCCAGCTTGATCCCTTCAACACATACCAGGCCTGGCAACTTGCTACAAAGGGAAAGATAGCAGTAGGTCCAAATAATATTAAAGATATTGGCCTAGACGCCAGCACAGACAATGAAGAATGCAGCTCTGATAAGGAGGAGATGAATATTTGGTCTGAGGGTCAAGGAGACAAAGCTGCGAAAGAGGGCCTTGGGAGGGAGCTCAGATCTCAGCAGCAGGCTGTGGTAGGAAACGCAGCGCTGCAGCGGAGGTCTctaatgcaaaaaaataaagacaaagaaagaccAACTACTTGTGAGGAGTGTCAGAGAACCTTCAGGACCTACCACCAGTTAGTGCTCCACTCCAGGGTCCACAAGCGTGAGAGGGCTGGTGGAGAGAGCCCAACTTCCTCTGTAGATGGGAAGTTGTCAAGAGTGGGCTCACTTGAGCAGGCAGAGGAGGGCAGCGAGGAGGGCTTTGAGGAGGCAGCACTGGCAGAAAATCCAG gTGAAGATGGATCAAAAGTCAGATCGAAAGGATGCAGTTACTGCGGCAAATCATTCCGATCAAGCTATTACCTCACAGTTCACCTGAGGACCCACACAG GTGAAAAACCATTCAAATGTGCTTACTGTGACTACGCTGCAGCCCAGAAGACTTCACTGAAGTACCACCTGGATCGGCGTCACAAGGACAAACCCTACGTGGACATTTCCAACAGGTCCATGCCTTTAGTGCCTTTTCCTAATGAGAGAAAACACgtaattgacaatgaaaatcCTGCTCCAAATAGATCCAAACTCTGGGTTCCCGGAGCCAGATCGTGCACCAGTGGAACACCAGAGGACACATTTGATAGCACAGGTAGCAAGCTTGGCAAACCACTCGTCCAGATGAATGCTGAGTACGAGAAATTAATTGCAAAGTCTGCTTACTCACCTACTGACGATGTGGTCGTAAAGTGTCCCGTACCTGTTAACCTGAAGATGGAAAGGGAAGAGATAAAAGTTGAGAACTCTGAGGCCCCATTAAATCTGTCCTTAAAAgtgtctctctccatctctgccaGTGCAGAACCCAGAAATGGATTAATTCCAATTGCCTGTTCATTTTGTGCGTATAAAACCATGTACCCAGAGGTTCTCATCATGCACAAAAAACTCACTCATAAAGATAAGTCAGACAGCATGAAAAAGATTGGATACAGCAGTTTGAAACAAAAACGTTACACAGGTTGTCCCCCTGCGCTTGATGGGAAAGACGTCACCCCGCTTCCGATGTTTGACCGGCGCCACCCTCGTCGAACCAAGTCCCCTCCCCCTCAGACTGCAAAGCCACAAGAAAAGACACCCAGTAACCCACCTCATGCACCCAAGCAGTCCCCTATCCATGCACCTGTACATGATGAGACTCAGCGTTACACACATAACAGTGACACACTCCCCAGTCAGGAACCCTCCAGGTATACGGAGCTCATGAGGAAAACCAACACAGGCAGCAAGTACACCATGGAGCGAGCAGGCCCCCCAGACAGAGTGGGCATCGGTGAGAGGAGTTACCCAGCCAGAAGTGGTGTCATCTGGCACTCGGACGCTGCCAGGCTGTGCCTGTCGAGCCGATTTGGGAGCCTCCCTCAGATGGATTTTGGTGAACCTTCCAGCAAGAGATTAAAGTACGCAGTACCTCCAGGCAGGGAAGCTGACACCAGTGAGAAGCCTGGCTTTAGAGGACCAGCAGGGAATGTGTCCAACAGGCTGCTTATCTCAGGGAGGAGTGTGAAAACACCGCCACAAATGTCGGGCCCATCCACCGTCTCTGAGACCCTGGGCCCTTTGAAGGCTACATCTACAGCTATCGGAGGAGGCTTGGATTCTGAGTGGAGCATGATGAACCTTCTGCGCTCCTACCCACCCAATGACCTGGCATCCCTCTATCACAGCGCACCAGTCAACCCCAGTCATGGAGGACTGGCCAACCCAAGATCAG GGGGCAGAACTGTGCTGTACCAACACTTACCCACTCTGCCCAACCTTCAGAGGAGAGACCCCCCGGGCGCTTTCCCTAATCAACGCTATGGGACCACTGATAAAAGTAACTAA